The proteins below come from a single Pseudomonas chlororaphis genomic window:
- a CDS encoding Long-chain fatty acid transport protein yields the protein MKKIMLKTTLGLAVTLASTQLFASGFALNEQSISGMGTGFAGRSSAADDASTVFGNPAGMSRLKRQQVTGGFAAIDASTDIDDASGTHAGTNKGDMVPLTGVPMGFYVKPIDDQWAFGLGVYAPFGLITDYENGFQGGNFGSKSEVKVVTFQPTVSYAFNDKVSIGFGPTVNRISGALESTLTTPLSPNDGDVKIKGDDIGYGYNIGLLVQATDTTRVGLTYHSKVKYKLEGHTEVNPGAGTPAFLLNNGRYDASLDITTPESVDFSVTQEINDAWKVYAGSTWTRWSRLKEITVNNEGVTAAGGALAPAFLGSITEEQNWHDTWAYAIGTSYQLNKQWVLRTGLSFDQSPTNNEDRSPRIPTGDRTIFSLGAGWSPTDDLTIDVAYSYLKEEKVSINQTNALGQSYNAEYKNSANGFGVGATYRF from the coding sequence ATGAAAAAAATCATGCTCAAAACCACCCTTGGCCTTGCCGTTACCTTGGCATCCACTCAACTTTTCGCCAGTGGCTTTGCCTTGAACGAACAAAGCATCAGTGGCATGGGCACTGGTTTCGCAGGTCGTTCTTCTGCTGCCGATGATGCGAGCACCGTGTTCGGCAACCCTGCTGGCATGTCGCGCCTCAAGCGCCAGCAAGTGACCGGCGGCTTCGCGGCTATTGATGCCTCCACCGATATCGACGATGCCAGCGGCACTCACGCCGGCACCAACAAGGGCGACATGGTCCCGCTCACCGGCGTTCCGATGGGCTTCTACGTCAAGCCGATCGATGACCAATGGGCCTTCGGCCTCGGTGTGTACGCACCGTTCGGCCTGATCACCGATTATGAAAACGGCTTCCAGGGCGGCAACTTCGGCAGCAAGAGCGAAGTGAAGGTCGTGACCTTCCAGCCTACCGTCAGCTATGCCTTCAACGACAAGGTCTCGATCGGCTTCGGTCCGACCGTCAACCGTATTTCCGGCGCGCTGGAATCGACCCTGACCACCCCGCTGTCGCCGAACGACGGTGATGTGAAAATCAAGGGCGACGACATCGGCTACGGCTACAACATCGGCTTGCTGGTCCAGGCGACCGACACCACGCGCGTCGGCCTGACCTACCACTCCAAGGTCAAGTACAAGCTCGAAGGTCACACTGAAGTGAACCCAGGCGCCGGTACCCCTGCCTTCCTGCTCAACAATGGCCGCTACGACGCCTCGCTGGACATCACCACCCCGGAATCGGTGGACTTCTCGGTGACCCAGGAGATCAACGATGCCTGGAAAGTCTATGCCGGCAGCACCTGGACCCGTTGGAGCCGCCTGAAAGAAATCACCGTGAACAACGAAGGCGTAACGGCAGCCGGCGGCGCCCTGGCCCCTGCGTTCCTGGGCAGCATCACCGAAGAACAGAACTGGCACGACACCTGGGCCTACGCCATCGGTACCTCCTACCAGTTGAACAAACAGTGGGTCCTGCGTACCGGCCTGTCCTTCGACCAGTCGCCTACCAACAATGAAGACCGCTCGCCACGCATCCCAACCGGCGACCGGACCATCTTCAGCCTGGGTGCTGGCTGGAGCCCGACTGACGACCTGACCATCGATGTGGCGTATTCCTACCTCAAGGAGGAAAAAGTCAGCATCAATCAAACCAACGCCCTGGGCCAATCCTACAACGCTGAATACAAGAACAGCGCCAACGGCTTCGGTGTCGGTGCAACCTACCGCTTCTGA
- a CDS encoding MFS transporter translates to MTSMWRTCGWVLVGSALILALSLGVRHGFGLFLSPMSAEFGWGRGVFAFAIALQNLIWGMAQPFTGALADRFGAAKVVLVGGVLYALGLVFMGLSDSAWSLSLSAGLLIGIGLSGTSFSVILGVVGRAVPPEKRSLGMGIASAAGSFGQFAMLPGTLGLIGWLGWSAALLVLGLLVALIVPLVSMLKDAPLPVTGPEQTLSEALREACSHSGFWLLALGFFVCGFQVVFIGVHLPAYLVDQHLAASVGTTVLALVGLFNIFGTYTAGWLGGRMSKPRLLTGLYLLRAVVIGLFLWLPVTTTTAYLFGMAMGLLWLSTVPLTNGTVATLFGVRNLSMLGGIVFLFHQLGSFLGGWLGGVVYDRTGSYDLIWQVSILLSLLAAALNWPVRERPVARLQVQAGAA, encoded by the coding sequence ATGACATCGATGTGGCGTACCTGTGGTTGGGTCCTCGTGGGCAGCGCGCTGATCCTGGCGTTGTCCCTGGGCGTGCGGCATGGCTTCGGCCTGTTCCTCTCACCCATGAGCGCCGAGTTCGGCTGGGGGCGTGGGGTGTTCGCCTTTGCCATCGCCTTGCAGAACCTGATCTGGGGCATGGCGCAGCCCTTCACCGGGGCGTTGGCCGACCGTTTCGGCGCGGCGAAAGTGGTGCTGGTCGGGGGCGTCCTGTATGCCCTCGGCCTGGTGTTCATGGGGCTGTCGGATTCGGCCTGGTCGTTGTCGTTGAGCGCGGGATTGTTGATCGGCATCGGCCTGTCCGGCACCTCGTTCTCGGTGATCCTGGGCGTGGTCGGCCGGGCCGTACCGCCGGAGAAACGCAGCCTGGGCATGGGCATCGCCAGTGCCGCCGGTTCCTTCGGCCAGTTCGCCATGTTGCCGGGCACGTTGGGGCTGATCGGTTGGCTGGGGTGGTCGGCTGCCTTGTTGGTGCTGGGCCTGCTGGTGGCATTGATCGTGCCGTTGGTGAGCATGCTCAAGGACGCGCCGTTGCCGGTGACCGGCCCCGAGCAAACCTTGTCCGAAGCGCTGCGCGAGGCGTGCAGCCATTCGGGGTTCTGGCTGCTGGCCCTGGGGTTTTTCGTCTGTGGTTTCCAGGTGGTGTTCATCGGCGTGCATTTGCCGGCCTACCTGGTGGACCAGCATTTGGCCGCCAGCGTTGGCACGACGGTGCTGGCCTTGGTGGGCCTGTTCAACATCTTCGGCACCTACACCGCCGGTTGGCTGGGCGGGCGCATGTCCAAGCCGCGCCTGTTGACCGGGTTGTACCTGTTGCGGGCCGTGGTGATCGGCCTGTTCCTGTGGCTGCCGGTGACCACCACCACGGCCTATCTGTTCGGCATGGCGATGGGCTTGCTGTGGCTGTCCACGGTGCCGTTGACTAACGGCACCGTCGCCACCTTGTTCGGTGTGCGAAATCTCTCGATGTTGGGTGGGATCGTGTTCCTGTTCCACCAGTTGGGTTCGTTCCTCGGCGGCTGGCTGGGTGGGGTGGTATACGACCGCACCGGCAGCTATGACTTGATCTGGCAGGTGTCGATCCTCCTCAGCCTGCTGGCGGCGGCATTGAACTGGCCTGTGCGTGAACGTCCGGTGGCGCGCCTGCAAGTTCAGGCCGGTGCCGCATGA
- a CDS encoding glutathione peroxidase: MLMRWLAVPTLLLAVAGPLWAADCPPLLEGSLPKLRAKETIDLCQRFAGKPLVVVNTASFCGFAPQFKGLEALNQRYKDQGLQVLGVPSNDFKQESKDGAETAKVCYVNYGVTFTMTEPQPVRGADAIPLFRHLAEQSGAPKWNFYKYVVDRQGKVVASFSSRIKPDDPEFIKAVEAAIASKP; this comes from the coding sequence ATGCTGATGCGCTGGCTTGCTGTTCCGACGCTCCTACTGGCCGTAGCCGGCCCCCTCTGGGCCGCCGATTGCCCGCCGTTGCTGGAGGGCTCCTTGCCCAAGCTGCGGGCCAAGGAAACCATCGACCTGTGCCAGCGCTTCGCCGGCAAGCCGCTGGTGGTGGTCAACACTGCCAGCTTCTGCGGCTTTGCCCCGCAGTTCAAAGGCCTCGAGGCGCTGAACCAGCGCTACAAGGACCAAGGGCTGCAAGTGCTGGGCGTGCCCTCCAATGACTTCAAGCAGGAGTCCAAGGACGGCGCCGAAACGGCCAAGGTGTGCTACGTCAATTACGGCGTGACCTTCACCATGACCGAGCCGCAACCGGTGCGCGGCGCCGACGCCATCCCGCTGTTCAGGCACCTGGCGGAACAATCTGGCGCGCCGAAATGGAATTTCTACAAGTACGTCGTTGACCGCCAGGGCAAGGTCGTCGCCAGTTTCTCCAGCCGCATCAAGCCCGATGACCCCGAGTTCATCAAGGCCGTGGAAGCCGCCATCGCCTCCAAGCCCTGA
- a CDS encoding protein LasR, which translates to MYHTTAVSAPSSPYQARFQPTESKPAQKICLTNREREFLQWSEAGKSSWEIAVIVDCSEANVNYHFNNIRRKFGVSSRHLAGKIAREQGLL; encoded by the coding sequence ATGTACCACACCACCGCTGTTTCAGCCCCCTCATCGCCCTATCAGGCCCGCTTCCAACCTACGGAGAGCAAGCCCGCTCAGAAAATCTGCCTTACCAACCGGGAAAGAGAGTTCCTGCAATGGAGCGAGGCCGGTAAATCTTCCTGGGAAATCGCCGTAATCGTCGATTGCAGCGAAGCCAACGTTAATTACCACTTCAACAATATCCGCCGAAAATTCGGCGTCAGTTCGCGTCACCTCGCGGGGAAAATCGCGCGCGAACAAGGCTTGCTCTAA
- a CDS encoding LuxR family transcriptional regulator, with translation MSHRHPADKPVRIILADDHPVVLAGIEMTLVQLGFAIVATARNPDELIQHLQRTPCDLVISDYSMPDGQFPDGLALMGYLKRHHHGCPLIVITMLRNTSVLQALLNGGVNGLFDKRSPLRNLKRAILAVIQGQRYVCPGFAALVQAQPLAVAGPEAASVSLSERELEVVRLFVRGMSGRQIAAQLNRSEKTISRQKRTAMDKLGLGHDGGLVEFARVSGLG, from the coding sequence GTGTCGCACAGGCACCCTGCCGATAAGCCGGTTCGCATCATCCTCGCCGACGATCACCCGGTCGTGCTGGCCGGCATCGAAATGACCTTGGTGCAACTCGGGTTTGCCATCGTTGCCACCGCCCGCAATCCCGATGAACTGATCCAGCACCTGCAACGCACTCCCTGTGACCTGGTGATCAGCGATTATTCGATGCCGGATGGACAGTTCCCGGACGGGCTGGCCTTGATGGGTTACCTGAAGCGGCATCATCACGGCTGCCCGCTGATCGTGATCACCATGCTGCGCAATACTTCCGTGCTGCAGGCCCTGCTCAATGGCGGCGTGAACGGCCTGTTCGACAAACGCAGCCCACTGCGCAACCTGAAGCGAGCGATCCTGGCGGTCATCCAGGGACAACGCTATGTATGCCCAGGTTTCGCGGCGCTCGTGCAAGCCCAACCCCTGGCGGTCGCCGGACCCGAAGCGGCATCGGTGAGCCTGTCGGAACGAGAACTGGAGGTGGTAAGGCTGTTCGTGCGGGGGATGTCCGGCCGACAGATCGCGGCCCAGCTCAATCGCAGCGAAAAAACCATCAGTCGACAGAAACGCACCGCCATGGACAAGTTGGGGCTTGGCCATGACGGTGGGTTGGTGGAGTTTGCTCGGGTGAGTGGGTTGGGATAA
- a CDS encoding MarR family transcriptional regulator: MLPSQCLCINLRRAARGVSRYYDGALDGFGINVAQYSLLSNLARLDQPSISSLAEAMGLDRSTLGRNLRVLEGEGLVALAEGEDLRNRIVVLTDAGHARLAAALPAWEAAQQRLIDKLGAEKRTALLALLDELA; the protein is encoded by the coding sequence ATGCTTCCTTCCCAATGCTTGTGCATCAACCTGCGTCGCGCCGCCCGTGGCGTCAGCAGGTATTACGACGGCGCCCTCGATGGCTTCGGGATCAACGTTGCCCAGTATTCTTTACTGAGCAACCTGGCCCGCCTGGATCAACCGAGTATTTCTTCCCTGGCCGAGGCCATGGGTCTGGACCGCAGCACCTTGGGGCGTAACCTACGGGTGCTGGAGGGCGAGGGGTTGGTGGCGCTGGCCGAGGGCGAGGACCTGCGTAACCGTATTGTAGTGCTGACCGACGCCGGGCATGCCCGGTTGGCGGCGGCGCTGCCGGCCTGGGAGGCGGCGCAACAACGCTTGATCGATAAGCTGGGCGCCGAGAAGCGCACGGCGTTGCTGGCCTTGCTGGACGAACTGGCGTAA